In the Theobroma cacao cultivar B97-61/B2 chromosome 1, Criollo_cocoa_genome_V2, whole genome shotgun sequence genome, one interval contains:
- the LOC18612010 gene encoding peroxidase 47 encodes MAMAYLVSLFMVMEMIAISRFGFGVDGLRMDYYMMSCPLAEFIVKNTVNRALQDDPTLAAALVRMHFHDCFIEGCDGSVLIDSTKDNKAEKDSPGNLSLRGYEVIDDAKEQLEEQCSGIVSCADIVAMAARDAVFWAGGPVYDIPKGRRDGRRSKIEDTINLPFPSFNTSQLIQAFGRRGFSAQEMVALSGAHTLGVARCSSFKSRLSNADPTLDSDFAKILSQTCSAGDNAVQRFDFTPNTFDNYYFNTLIRRNGLLFSDQQLYATPRTRAIVNGYAMNQAMFFFDFQQAMVKMGTLDVKEGPNGEVRENCRKIN; translated from the exons ATGGCAATGGCTTATTTAGTAAGTTTGTTTATGGTGATGGAGATGATAGCGATCAGCCGCTTTGGGTTTGGAGTAGATGGTCTCCGCATGGACTACTACATGATGAGTTGCCCATTGGCTGAATTCATTGTGAAGAACACAGTAAATAGAGCTTTGCAAGATGATCCAACTCTAGCAGCAGCCTTGGTTCGAATGCATTTCCATGACTGCTTCATCGAG GGATGTGATGGGTCGGTTCTCATTGATTCAACAAAGGATAACAAAGCAGAAAAGGACTCCCCAGGGAACTTGAGCTTGCGAGGCTATGAAGTTATTGATGATGCAAAGGAGCAGTTGGAAGAGCAATGCTCTGGCATAGTCTCATGTGCTGATATTGTTGCAATGGCTGCCAGAGATGCAGTTTTCTGG GCTGGGGGTCCAGTGTATGATATACCAAAAGGAAGAAGAGATGGAAGGAGGTCTAAGATAGAAGACACAATCAACCTGCCTTTCCCCTCCTTCAACACCTCACAGCTGATCCAGGCCTTTGGGCGGCGAGGTTTCTCTGCTCAAGAAATGGTTGCCTTATCTG GGGCGCATACGTTAGGAGTGGCAAGGTGCTCATCCTTCAAAAGCAGGCTGAGTAACGCAGATCCCACTTTGGATTCGGATTTCGCCAAGATATTGTCACAAACATGCAGCGCCGGCGACAACGCAGTGCAGCGGTTTGACTTCACACCAAACACTTTCGACAATTATTACTTCAACACATTGATCAGGAGAAATGGACTTCTTTTCTCGGATCAGCAGTTGTACGCCACACCCAGGACTCGAGCCATTGTCAATGGCTATGCCATGAACCAAGCCatgtttttctttgatttccagCAGGCGATGGTCAAAATGGGCACCCTCGACGTCAAGGAAGGACCCAACGGAGAAGTTCGAGAGAATTGCCGCAAAATTAACTGA